Part of the Zingiber officinale cultivar Zhangliang chromosome 8A, Zo_v1.1, whole genome shotgun sequence genome, AATATACAACCAAGAATTAAAAACATCTAGGAAAAGATTCAAGAAAGGTCTGATCCATGAAAAAATTGCTATACATAAACATACTACAAAAACCTTCAAAAATTTGCGCTGCTCGACCTTCATCAGAAACCATAACACAAAACTCCAACAAAGTCTCACAATCAGAAGTCCACCCATGCCACATCATAAAATCAAAACAATCACAATATCTCACAGAATAACAAAAACCTATAGCAAATTCAAACACAACTCCACCACCCTCCATTCTTACACCACTTCCTCAAATTCTAACAGAGATAAACAAAGCCACACAAAACAATACAAACTATAATGGCAATCTCAAAATCCATGCCTTCAAAAGCTAGACTTGCACCCATGAGGTTTCCTATAAAATATCCATATCAGAAAATCCATATCAACAATCAGAAACTCATATCAGAACAAAGCCATTAAACTTCAGAAACCTATATCAGAGAAACCAATCTTCATGAAACACCACATATCTATATTTCTAATAACATCacatttcaacaaaataaaagttGTCTTCATGTCCAGCACCTCCCCTTGAGAAATTTCACAATAATGCAAATTTCAAACAATAACTACATATGGCACAAAACCTCTAAAACGGCACAAACAGTGCATTCACATAAACTCATCCAAATTCCAAAGCTCACCATCAATTATTACCCCTTTGTACCTGATAGAAAGCCACCCAATTGCAAAAATTTCttggactatttttttttttacacataAAAAAAGGAACAAAAGAGATCACTGTGGGAGCATAAGCCCTATCTTTAATCCGAAGTCGTACGGTTTGATTGAAAGAGAAGAGATCAAAACAGAAGAGCAAAGATGATGACCTTAGAGTCTGCAGAAGTGTGAAATAATGAGGCAATCCAGCATTCCAGCCGCACAGAGGGCGCCTTAGGGCCCATAGTCGTCGCAGCGAGGGCGCGGCGAGGAGAGCTTTGGAGAGGAGAATTGCGAGGGCACTTTGGCGAGGAGAATCGCAAGGGCTTCGGTGAGGAGAATCGCACTTCGGTGAGGAGAATCGCAAGGGCTTCGGTGAGGAGAATCGCGAGGGCACTTCAGTGAGGAGAACTGGTGCTTCGGCGAGGAGAATCGTGGGCACTTCAGCGAGGAGAATCGTGGGTGCTCCGTGAGGGCTCCGGCGAAGTCGACGAGGGCTTCGGTAAGAAAaagttgattatatatatatatatatataaacttattgAAAATGACCCCTGATTATTTATGGGCCCTGGGCAGGAGCCCTGGTAGCCCTGGGCAGGAGCCCTGGTAGCCCTGGCCCAGGGTCGGCTCTGCTTAAAAGCATAGCCAACCCctattttcttttgaaagttcAATCGCTGCTCTGTTTTCTATCTAACTTTTCAAATGATAGACGACAGTGTCAGGGGGAATGACCAGACCTTGAATCATATTGGAAAATTATATTTCAAGGATCTTTGTCTTCATTTTAACTCTGAATTTGCGTCatgtaaataaaaacataaaagagtAAATCTTcgaataaaaatgataaaaataatacaaatatAATAAATGTATGCCAAATGAACTCATGCAATAGAACATATACATATAAAATAATATCGAAAATATATGCATGAAACACATATCATTGACATAGCGAAATCTattgaatcatttaattcaaaaataaatgtcgaaataatcttctaaaaacATGTTAATCTCGTAGAATACCAAATAATAATCATCAAAAAATTTATCAATTTAGAAAAAAGAAATGATGGAATATTATTGGAAAAAATCTAACTCAGATGTTTAAATAGTCTCAAAATTAACCCTGTAAAATAtggaaaaagattaaaaaaaaattttgtcttCGGAAAGATTTTAAACGATATTTGTTGGGATTAAAATTGAGCAATTATAAGTAAACCTAATAATCAATCATAGATTTTTGAACGAacttcaatttaatatattttaggtCCAGTgatttatcaaagttaaaaattatgCTATATTAAATCATATTAGCAGCTCCAATAAAAAATGTAtggtgatacggtgcatgatcgtGGGGTTAGGAAGATGACGTGGTGGGAAGTCAAACCCATagggcggtcaaaagtcaagtccgcgtggcagtcagaagtcaagtccgcgtggcagtcagaagtcaagcctacggGATAGTCAAGAGTCTAGCATACATGGAGGGCAAGACTTCGGCCTAGTCGAGTAGGAACTCggaaccaaggatacaggtcaggacttataaccTTGCGGCGCAGAACACAGGgactaaagcgtacaggtcgggatgtaccaaccaaggatacaggtcaggacttataacaTTGCGGTCCAGAACACAAGGACTAAAGCGTGCcggtcgggatgtgccaaccaaggatacaggtcaagaCTTATAACATTGCGACCCAGAACACAGGGACTAAAGCGTGCATGTCGGGATGtgtcaaccaaggatacaggttaggacttatagccttatggCACAGAACAcatggaccaaagcgtacaggtcgggatgtgccaaccaaggataccaGTCATGACTTATAGTCTTGCGGTACAGAACAcagggaccaaagcgtacaggtcgggatgtgacAACCAAGGATACATGTCAGGACTTATAATATTACGACCGAGAACACAGAgactaaagcgtacaggtcggggtGTGGCAACCAAGGatataggtcaggacttataACATTGCGACCCAGAACATAGAgactaaagcgtacaggtcggggtGTGGCAACCAAGGATATAGGTTAGGACTTATAACATTGCGACCCAGAACACAGGGACtaaagcgtgcaggtcgggatatgtcaaccaaggatacatgtcaggacttatagccttgcgacaCAGAATACAGgaaccaaagcgtacaggtcggggcaTACGAAATCAAACCAAGACGGACAGATCGGGATAGACGGAATCAGACTAAGGCGTACAGCTCGGGATAGACGGAATCAGACTGAGGCTTACAGGTCGGGATAGACAGAATCAGACTAAGGCGTATAAGTCGGGACATACGAAATCAAACTAAGGTATACAGGTCAAGACAGTCTGAATCAAACCGAGGAGTATAGGTCAGGATTTAGGATAAGCGGAACCAGACGAAGGCTTACAGGTCATGACTTACGAGATAAGAAGGTCAGGAATTCAGAGAACACGACAAACGCAAGCCAGGAAAGATTGGGGCAGACATGCACTACACGACAAgcaagccaaggaatcgtaacaacctgtcaggAAATAATCGCTGTCTATTAGAGAATATGCTAATGGTCGGGTGCTCACTGTTAGTTGATTCCTCTTAGACTTATAGGAGGACGCCACATGTCATTCACCGCCGGACAAagtctgacatccgacattccctgacacccgtcagactccagaagcacTCATTgcggtataaaaagggatgttttgtcccttacgcaggtacgctcattCATCTTTTCACACTCATCTTTCACTTTTCATCCTTTCTCTGTATTTTCTGGGAAAAAAaacctgatttgagcgtcggagggcttgaCCCGAGGATTTTTTTCctctggtttctggtctctaatgacTCGTGGGCTCGTCCGAGTGTGCGCAGGACCCTTGCTTCGTCATCACCCCTCGTCATCCGCTTGTGTAAGCTTTTACGGCGGGTGCCAGATCAACCAGGCGTCGCAATGACTTTCCGTCAACCCTGGCGACAACGCGACCGACCCCCATccaactcagcttccggacgggatcatatAGAATTGTTTGTAACATAGTATCATATCAATCCGAGCCAATTGATCCTACTCCAATTCTATCTACTCCACTGATCCCGCTGCCAAAATGATTTTGTACGCTCTTAGCTCATTTGGtattttcatatcataagaacatacaTTCTTATGATTCGGgtcataattttataaattagggCTGCTCCACCGTAATTGCTTCTTGATTTTACTGGATGGACAAACCAAGACAGTTCACCTTTAAAATTAAACGAATTTGGATATCTGaagtaattaataaaataatactactaataataaaaagaacAGACCATGATGCCGTGGGACCGACACTAGAGGGACCGCTAAGATAATGGATCTACCTTTTGAGTAAACTATTGTTATATAGGATAACTCTTTTTCCTATATTAGAATAAACTGGGCTAACTTTTCATTTTTTCCATCTTTATTatcatttattatattttttttccaagcATTTTATGATGGGAatatatgttaaaaaaatatacaagacaaaagaaaaatattttttattacttttatctttCATCTTATGTTTTTTTACTATTGcttgaaattaaaattattatattttaaaataaaatataactaaTATAAACATCTAATCGGATTCAATTTTTACTGAAGCGGACCAAACCCGGTTAAGTCCGCACGTGTGGGTTATAGTGCACGCGCACGCGCACGCGCACACGCACACGCAGCTACATCAATCCCAAGGAAAAAGGTTGGCTCTTCCCCTCTCCAGTTTCTTTCGAATCAGGGCAAGTCTCCTTCCCCTCTCGATAGAGGAAAGGTGATCGAATCGTAGAGAGGAGGGCCATGGAGGGGTGGGATCCGAGCACGAAGTCGGCGCTGACGCAGATCCCGTTGCTCTCGACGCGGGCGGGGCCGCGGGACGGCGCGGCATGGACGCAGAGGCTGAAGGAGGAGTACCGCTCTCTGATCGCCTACACTACTATGAATAAGTCCAACGACAACGACTGGTTCCGCATCTCTGCCGCCAACCCCGAGGGCACGCGCTGGATCGGCACCTGTTGGTACGTCCACAACCTCCGCCGCTACGAGTTTCAACTCCAGTTTGACATCCCCGTCACGTATCCGGCCACCGCCCCCGAGCTCGAACTCCCCCAGCTCGACGGCAAGACCCACAAGATGTACCGCGGAGGCAAGATCTGTCTCACCGTACACTTCAAGCCGCTCTGGGCCAAAAACTGGTATTTCATCTCTTTAAAAGAAcggatttattttttttcttcatttgaaGATTATCTTACCCTTTTACTCTTCAACGGGGTTCTCTTGAAAATTTGCCTTCCTTTTCTTGAGCCTCCAATGTTATATTCTGGGCTAATGATCTGTTTATCTATTCACAGCCCTAGGTTTGGAATTGCTCATGCACTTTGCTTGGGCCTGGCCCCTTGGCTCGCTGCAGAGGTGCCAATCCTTGTTGATTCTGGTGTTATTAAACACAAGGATGACGAGGCTTCCTCAGCCGAATCTTGAGGGTTTGCTTTCCCTGGCCAGTATAACGATGAACATTGAGCAACTTTAGATTTTTAAACTGATCCAAATGTCATAGTAATAGCACCAAATAAATTTCTGTAGAATCGCGTGTCATGGATTATCTGTGCGCCAACTTTCTGTTAAGTTGTTCAATAAATTTGAATGATTTATTTTGCTCAAGTTTTTTTTACAAACACATTTTCTTTTTCATGCAACGATAGTCAATTATGCATAAATGATGTTGATCCTTAGCTGAATATAAAACTTGATTACTTTAAATGTGCTAGTGATGTGTCATTGAGATTCTTTCTCTTGAGGGGACTATGATGTTTAGTTCATTTGTATTGCAAACATGCTTATCCTAGTTTCTTACACCTTGTTGTTCACATTCTTCCTTTTGACTTGATGCCTTTCGTCAGTCTGTTAGGTAACATCTGATATTACTGTATTCTATGGTTTAATCGTGCCAAATGCAGTTTATATAGTTTCAGTAATGTTCTGGGTGGGCCCTCCAAAAATGTCTAGCTATACCTATATGCTTctctcattgaattaaattgtaaGTTAAATTTGATTGCAATAAGTTGTTCAGATTATTGACTGTGGCTTCATTTGATGGGATTGTTTTTTTTTGCTGGTCTACAATAATAATGTTCTCAATCAATCTAAACCATTGTCATTTTGGTCCGATCTCTTCTCTATCTTGTTGCTAATTTCAGGAGTTACTCCAATGTTAGAATAGTTATATAACCAAGACATTTATTTTCTTAAGCATTGAGATACTAATAATCTTCTGAGAAGATGCCAATTATGTGTACACCCACCCATCAGAGTTGAGGTACACATTTTCTGTGACATTAACAGTGACCTCTGTATTATGCTTTGTTTCTTTGATTCATTGTATCTTCTTGCTGAATCCAATTGAAAATGTTGGGTTTGTTTCAAACCAAACTGAAATGGTTCTGGTTGGTTTCAATTTGGCTTTGTCAAAATGAAAATATTttagcttggttttgttttttctCAATAAACTGATAAACCGAACTGTGAACACCTCAAATGAGTCTCAATAAATATAAAAGGCAAACTTGAATGTAGAAGGAGGTAGGTAACTCATATTAAGAATAAAGAGACCAGCCCAATTGAACATAAAAtgcaaaccaaaaaaaaaaaaatctttacttATCAAGATACAGACCTAAAAAAGGTTATAAGAGTTTACCTATCAGGATAGGTTGAATGTTGAGTTGAATAAAAGGCTGCAAGTACTTGCCTATGAAGAAGAAACATTAAGCCTAAGGGTTGTAAAAGGCTGGCTGACCTAAGTAGAAAAGTTTTAAGTCCTTACCAAGCATAAGAGGTGAACATTAGGTGAGTGTAAGGGCAGTAAATGACCCAGCTAAAAAGGCACTAAGTTTTTACCTATGACATAGGAAATAGGCGAACGTAAATGCTACAAAAGGCGGTTATAATCGGAAAGGGCCTAAGTTCTTATCAAGTTGAAGGGGTGAGCCTAAGCAAATCTAATTGGAGAGGTATTAAGTTTTTGCAAAGCTGAAGATTAGAAGTGAGCCTAAAATGTACAGCTGAAAATTGCTTTGTCACTttatttcctttcctttcctttcctcataAGAAACACGCCATAAGGGTCGTTAAGTGCATACACCCAGTCGAATGACTGAAGTCAAGAGTTGAGCTTATGGGTGGAggaaaaaccaaacaaaaagttATAGACCTACCTGAGTTGAATGAAGATTATTAAATGAGTTAGAAAGGATACATTTGAGTGAAAAACCATAGATCCCTCCATACTAGTATAGTTTAAAAGGGGAAATTTGACATATAAAAAGTGTTTAGCTATTGAATAATTCAAGGCTCGGAGGTTCGACATATCAAAAACAGCCACAAAGACTATAAACTGACTAtaactagagaaggaggaggagcaaaTTGATTGGAGATCACCAGATACCCTATGACTGCTAACAGTGGGAATAATGCAGCCAGAAGGATCTAAAGTTAGTGGGTGAACTATTCAAGGTTAGCAATGAGTGGAATGATTAAAGAGAATTTTTGGTATTTTGATTCATTGAGTTTTGAATCTAATTCTTTTACTTTGATTGTATGGTTTTCTTGAACTTGCAGTTTCCATTGAAGAAATAAGAATGGCCGTTCTGTATTAACAGATGAGTAGTTGTCAATCAATCTTGTGCTTTTAATGTGGATAAATATACTTAATCTATCCAAGTAGCTCTGTGATGGAGAAAAAGGGTATCTTGAATATTGCAACCATATATATACACCCAAGATCTGTAAATTGACTGCTTGAGTATTCACTTTCTCATTGCTCCACATCTTTAAATTAGTTGGTACCATGTATTGACCTTCTTGCATAATGCTTCCTTGTATATTTAATCTCCCTGAGTGTTCTTCTGATGTTCTTGTATGTTTTATACACATCAATTCTTTGCTATCCAATTCCTTTTTTTAGATTCTGATTGCAGCTGCAACCAGCTTGGCTGTCATTGGATACTCGAACTTCATCATATACTGCTTCCAGTCTGTTCTCTGTGATCTTAAGTATAATAGAACTATGGTGGCAACACTTCATGCGCTAGTCACTGGACTGTCCCGAGAGGACGAGTATAATAGAACTATGAAAAGAGGTGTAGTGGTCTAGTTGAAAGCAGCAGGGGACATTAAGACCAAGGTCTGGACTTATTGTTTATGCCATTCAGTTCCTTTCATTTAGGCTGCCTCTTGGTTCACATTTTTTTCTGGTTCAACTGGGAATGTGTATGCAAGTGCTTTAGAGCATATACTATCTCCTAGTTCAACCTGCTTTTTTTTCAATTGAATTCATCAGTTGAAAAGTTGAAGTATTTTTTTGGAGATCAACTTGAGCAGGAGAAGGCATTTTATTTCAATACATGCATGTTTGGATTCTTGGATGCTGCATATTTGTAATTGTTGGCAACTTCTCCATGTTCATATTGTAGGATCTGATTCACAAACGAGGGAGCGAGCAAGCAAGCCAGCAACTGGAATACTTGAAGACTTGCTCCAGATGTTTCAGTGATTTCATGGAGGATTTGagttatttgaaattgaaaagtATCAAAATGTGGAAATAATTAGTGTAAAATGGCCCATGAGATGCCTCATCTTCCCAAAAGCAGGTAGGGATATATTCAGATTCAGTGAATAATGGGCTAGAGTGGCATCAGTGGTCACAACTTAGAGAAATGATCTCTAATTTGTTGCACTTTCACCTGCCCCAGTTGCTCCCTCCCTGATATTTGACATGGAGATGGATGTTTTCCTTTTGTTaaccatttttttttaatctagataTTTAGTTCTTATTCAATTAGTTTGGGATTCGATTAATTCGGGAGGTGACCGGTCTAATTTTAGAAGGCTTTTTTACTGGCTAACAAAGTAAATTAGGAAGTGCAAATGAGTCTTAATAGACGGTCTAGTGTTATaaattgttaaaattattttggaTGAGATTTGAATCGTTGCTGCCACCTCTTACAAGTTTTTCTTTTGTTATCTCGTTCGAAATAAAATTTGAAATGGAGTTTGGTTTGagttatttgaattttaattcgaagacatttaaattaaaattatataaaataaatagggTTTAATTTGAGTTTGGCTCAATAACAGCTTATGAATATTATAGATTTGAATTCAAGTCGCTTCTCGTCTTCCATGCATGCTCCCATACCATCCATTTATCCTCCTCTTctaattgataaatttagatatttaatttttcaaattaattaattttgataattgggtcctataaattttttttcatatgTTAATAAGCAGTAGCAGCATACAGAGATGTAGTGTTATTTGGTGTATTGCACTAGTGTTACTTTGTGAAGAAGATTAATGGCCCTAGCTTTTGAGTGGTGACGAGAAATATGTGACTTTCAGTTTTGTTCTTCCCCTCCCTATCTTTTCTACCGTGACATTTGTTTTTTCTCAAAAGAAGAATTAGAagacaaatttttattttattttattttttattttacaaaaaagGAATTAAATAGAGGCAAAGGACCTTTTCCAGCAACTAATAATACGCTACTTTCCTTAAAAACCGAAAAGAGAAATCGGATCGAACAATTAAATAGTGAAGGAAAAAACAAAGAGCGAGCGAAGAAATCGATGGCGGAGTCCTCTTCACCAGCAGCCCTAACCCTAGCCCTAACCTCCCAACCTTCCGTGCCCGGAATGGATCCCCACCATCAAGACGACTGCCCTGAGAACGGATTGGGTCGTGGAAACGGCGAAACGAATGGGCCTCCGGCGAAGCGGTCGCGCCCGACTCCCCCGCTCTCTCCTATCACTGCCGCCGAGATTGCGGAGGAGTTCTCCCACCATGACCTCTCCGTCGCTCGCATCAACAACGGAAGCTTCGGGAGCTGCCCGGGGTCGGTCCTTTCCGCCCAGGCCGTATGGCAGCGGCTCTTCCTCCGGCAGCCGGACGCGTTTTACTTCAATCACCTCCAGCCCGGCCTCCTCCGCTCCCGCGCCATCGTCAAGGATCTCATCAACGCCGCCGACATTGATGAGGTCTCGCTGGTCGACAACGCTACCACCGCCGCGGCCATCGTTCTCCAGCATGTTTCCTGGGCGTTCTCCGAGGGAGTATTCCATAAGGGAGATGCCGTCGTGATGCTTCACTACGCCTACGGAGCTGTCAAGAAGTCCATCCACGCCTATGTTGCCCGCGCCGGAGGCCATGTCATTGAGGTCCCGTTGCCCTTCCCTGTCTCCTCCAATGAAGAGATCATCCGAGAGTTTCGGAAGGCACTGGATCTTGGGAAAGCCAATGGACGGAGGGTACGGCTTGCTGTAATCGACCACGTCACCTCCATGCCCAGCGTTGTCATCCCGGTCAAGGAACTCACCAAGATCTGCCGTCAGGAGGGTGTGGACCAGGTGTTTGTGGATGCGGCGCATGCCATTGGCAATGTCGAGGTTGATGTACAAGACATTGACGCTGACTTCTACACCAGCAATCTTCACAAGTGGTTTTTTTGCCCCCCTTCTGTGGCATTCTTGCACAGTAAAAAGTGTTCTTCGTCCGCTCCTTGTTTGCATCATCCGGTGGTCTCTCAAGAGTATGGCAAAGGTCTCCCGTTAGAGAGTGCATGGATCGGCACTCGTGATTACAGCTCCCAGCTTGTGGTGCCTTCGGTGATCGATTTCGTCAATAGGTTTGATGGTGGAATCCTAGGAATTCGCACGAGGAACCATGATAAGGTCGTAGAGATGGGAATGATGCTGGCTCAGGCATGGGGAACGTTTCTTGGATCACCTCCAGAGATGTGCTGCAGCATGATCATGGTGGCTTTGCCTGGCTCTTTAGGAGTCTCCAGTGAGAAAGATGCTCTGAAACTTCGGAGCTTGTTGAGAGAGGAATACAGAGTTGAGGTTCCAATTCATTATCACCGGCCAAAGGATATTGAGGCTGGCCGGCAGAATGGGCACAGTGGTGTTACTGGGTATGTCAGGATTTCTTATCAGGTGTACAATACCGTGGATGACTACTACAGACTTAGGGATGCAGTTCACAAGCTGGTAAATGACGGGTTTAATTGCGGAATGTTACCTTCGAAATGATAAGGTATGCCGACTTCTTTAACCAGTCTAAGAATGAGTTAGTTCCCTTGATTTTTGTTTGAATCACAATAATTCAGATACCATATGCCACTTTGAATACTTGATCTATGGTGCAATGTTAGCAAGCCAAATTCTTGTGCACACTAATCTCCAAAAGTTGTCCTCATAGTTTATAGTGATTAGCCACAGTGGGTTATGAAATTGTAACAGACCTTGTGACATCACTTTTTTTCGGCTTTGATAAATGTATCTTACTATCAATTTTGTGATATGGTGGAATTTGACTCCAATAGGTAGAGCTTTCTAAAAGATCCCGATTGAAGAATCCCGGATAAGGGTTTGTTGTAAACAATAATCCTTTTTATCTGTCATCATCTGTAATTATAATCCTAATTCATAATGGCACGTTTCCATCTGCATCTCCACTATATAAATAGtttgcaaagaaaaaaataacCTCTATCTTCTTCTAGATATTGATGTTTCGTGAAATGTAATCATCCAAACTGTTCTCTCAGTTTCAGTTTTATGTAGTTGTATTAAAATAAGTGAATATCAAACCATTTCTCTACAACTGCAATATGAAGACAAACCTGTCCACATTAGTGTTCCACTTTATGAACCATGACCTTTATACTCATCGTGCTATTTCTGTGGTAATTTATTTGGCAATAAGATACTGTTACTTGTTGCCATCACTTGTGCCTTCATTTTGAGACACTGATCTGATGATTTTTTTCCCCGACTTGAAACTGATCCATTCTTTCAGAGATACAATATCTGATTCTTGAGCAGCTCGTTACTTTCATAAACGGCCTTTTGCTGCCGCAGCTGAAGGATCATTATCTGATCTTGTGCTACCAGGGAAGCATGTAATTTCAGTATTGCTGCTTAGAATACCTGTCGATGAGACTTTGTTTTCTTGTCTTTCTATCGGGTGTCTCTCCCTAGAGACGCTAGTTGTTTTTTCTATTTGCTGATGGCTTAAAGCTGTATGGCACTAAATTGTAAATGATGGAAGAAATTTCTCATAAATGTTGTTCTGAAGCATCTTTATGCTCAGACCTGAAGATAGATGCATTCAATTTCTACCTACCGCTTTATATTTGTACCAGCATGTCATGGCTGTTGTTTGCATCTGAGGATCTGCTTATGTGGAATTCTGATTGCTACCAAGTAAATGAACTGACACTCCATGCTTCTTTCAAAGATGGGTTATCATTGCAAGACATGATTTATAGTACTAACACAAAGATCAttcaatgaatacgaaagctatgAAATTTGAGCTAACGTCTGTATCCGTTTCCATTCCATAGCCGTCTAACAGAAAAATTACAACAGAAATATTCAATTTGTACAACTAAATAACTAGTAAGATATGAATCAATGCCTGAAATTTCAGAAGAACGTAAACATGGGGCATCCTATCAGAATAGCAAGTAGTTTTTACATGCAATCGTAAAATGCTCAAGA contains:
- the LOC122007934 gene encoding putative L-cysteine desulfhydrase 1, translated to MAESSSPAALTLALTSQPSVPGMDPHHQDDCPENGLGRGNGETNGPPAKRSRPTPPLSPITAAEIAEEFSHHDLSVARINNGSFGSCPGSVLSAQAVWQRLFLRQPDAFYFNHLQPGLLRSRAIVKDLINAADIDEVSLVDNATTAAAIVLQHVSWAFSEGVFHKGDAVVMLHYAYGAVKKSIHAYVARAGGHVIEVPLPFPVSSNEEIIREFRKALDLGKANGRRVRLAVIDHVTSMPSVVIPVKELTKICRQEGVDQVFVDAAHAIGNVEVDVQDIDADFYTSNLHKWFFCPPSVAFLHSKKCSSSAPCLHHPVVSQEYGKGLPLESAWIGTRDYSSQLVVPSVIDFVNRFDGGILGIRTRNHDKVVEMGMMLAQAWGTFLGSPPEMCCSMIMVALPGSLGVSSEKDALKLRSLLREEYRVEVPIHYHRPKDIEAGRQNGHSGVTGYVRISYQVYNTVDDYYRLRDAVHKLVNDGFNCGMLPSK
- the LOC122007933 gene encoding ubiquitin-fold modifier-conjugating enzyme 1, giving the protein MEGWDPSTKSALTQIPLLSTRAGPRDGAAWTQRLKEEYRSLIAYTTMNKSNDNDWFRISAANPEGTRWIGTCWYVHNLRRYEFQLQFDIPVTYPATAPELELPQLDGKTHKMYRGGKICLTVHFKPLWAKNCPRFGIAHALCLGLAPWLAAEVPILVDSGVIKHKDDEASSAES